Genomic DNA from Gemmatimonadota bacterium:
TCCTTCCATATAACCCATCACCCCACTTTGCACTTGAGTATTTCCCGTGCAACTTCCCGATCGTCAAAAGGGGTTTTAATCCCATTGATTTCCTGATAATTTTCATGTCCTTTGCCCGCAATGAGCACGAGGTCGCCCGCTTGCGCTTTTGCAATGGCCTTTTCTATTGCCCGTCGGCGATTGGATTCAACGATGTGCGGGGCATCCCCCAGACCGGGCAAAATATCGGCAATGATGGCATCGGGGTCTTCGGTGCGAGGATTGTCTGATGTCACTACAGACAGATCGGCCAACCGTGCAGATAGGCCGCCCATCACAGGCCGCTTGCCCTTGTCGCGGTCCCCGCCGCATCCAAATACGCAAATCAGTTGCCCTCGGGCAAATGCGCGCGCGGTTTGTAGCACATTTTTTAGTCCATCTGGCGCGTGTGCATAATCGACAAATACCCCAAAATTTTGCCCGCAATCAATGCCTTCAAAACGACCTGGAATCCGAATGTCGCGCAAAGCATCTGCGATGATATCAGGTTCGATCTCCAATGCGAGGCCAGCAGTGACAGCCGCAGTGGCATTATACAACTGAAAATCGCCCCGAAGTGCCAGTTTCAGGTCCATCTGTCCGTGCGGCGTTTGCAAGCAAAGCCGCGTACCGTCCTGCGAAGTGCTACCCTCTAAAATGCGCACTGTCGCATCTTCTGCGCGGCCATAGTTCAACAAGTGTGCCGAACATTTTTTTATCAATATTTTTGATGCCGCATCGTCTGTATTGACGACTGCATAAGCATCTGGTTTGAGATTGTCAAAGAGCCGTGCCTTGGCGGCCAAATAGGCGTCAGGCGTATTGTGATAATCCAGATGATCGCGCGTCAGGTTAGTAAATACCGCGACTTCATAATCAATGCCCAACACGCGGTTTTGCGCCAGTCCGTGTGAGGTCACTTCCATCGCGGCTGACCGGCATCCTGCATCGACCATTACGCGAAACATGCGGTGTAAGTCGTGTGCCTGTGGTGTAGAATTGTGCGATATTTCGCGTGTTGTGCCGAGGTCGTGTTCAATGGTTCCAATCAAACCCGGTGCGAGACCAGCCATTTCGAGCACCGCGCGGATAAGATAAACGGTCGATGTTTTGCCATTGGTGCCCGTAACACCGATCATTTTCAACTGTTCGCTCGGTCTGTTGTAAAAACGATGGGCAATATGTGCAAGTGCACGATGCGTGTTGGTCGTTTGAATAAAAGCCTTATCCCCTACATCGACATCGCGTTCGGCAACAACGGCTCGAGCACCGGCCTGAACCGCCTGAAAAATAAATGGATGTCGATCTGGAATGCTGCCATCGCCACTGAGTGCGACAAATACATCGCCTTCTTTGACGCGCCCCGAATGGGTTGCAATACCCCCGATATCGGGATTATTTCCACGCATCCTCACGACATTTGGCACGTCGGATAGCAGTTCTCGCAGACGCATATCTCAACTTTCTCGTTTGCATTCGACCGTGCATACTGTTCCCGGTTTTACGGCTACACCCGGTTCGGGCGATTGTGCGATTACTCGTCCACTACCCGAAATTTTGATCTGGAACCCCAACTGTGTCAATTGGGCAACCGCCTGCCGCACGGGTGCTCCGCGCACATCGGGCATGTAAAGCGATTCAGAACCTTTGGTCTCTGTGCGGTGATCGGGGATGGTGATTGGCGCGGAAGCCAAAAACAACGAGACATTATTTTCCTCAATGTCGATATGCTGTCCAACAACGCGGTCTCCTTCGCTCGCAATTTGATAGGTCATTCCCAGACGTTTCAGAGCATCTGTTGCAGCTTTTCGCGAAAGGCCCACCAGATGAATGTCGGCGCGAGGAGGCGGAGGTGGCTGTTCTTCAATCAGGGGCGCGCTATGGCGCAGAGGGGTTTGCCGCAGGCTTAAAATTCGCTTTATAATGCTACTAAAAACGGGTGCAGCAACCAGACTTGCCCAATGGATCCTTTTGGGACTATCTATGGCTACCAGGCACAGTAGTTCGGGGCGTTCAACGGGCAAAAAACCCACAAAAGACGGAACATAGCGATTGGGATCGTATCCGGGTTGTCCCTCTTTCACTTGTTGCGCTGTCCCTGTTTTTCCCGCGACCCGATATCCGGATATGCGCGCATTTTTACCGGTGCCGTGACTGACAACGCCTTCGAGGAAACTGGTAAGAGTGCGCGCTGTTTCGAGCGATATTACCCGTCGAATGGGTCTGGGCGATCCTTCATCCGTTGTGGAATCTTTGCGAGAAGCTCTTAAAAAAATACGCGGCTTCATTAAGCGTCCCCCATTGGCAATCGCGCTATAAGCAGCGGCGACCTGAAGGGCTGTCACGGCGATCTCTTGCCCAATGGAAAGGGTTTCCAATGATCGTGCCGACCATTTATCTGGATGGCGAAGTTGACCGCCGACTTCGCCCGGCAAATCCGCCCCTGTTTTGGCACCAAAGCCAAACAAGCGCATCTGGCGATACAAGGGACCTTTTTTCACTTTACGTGCAATTTTAGCCGTGCCAATATTGCTCGATTCTTCCATCACCTCTCGCACGGTCAGCCAGCCTTCGGGATGTGAGTCTCGAAGTATTTTGCCGCCAGCAATACGCATTCTGCCATTTTCACAGAAGATTTTATCTTCTGGCTCGACCAAACCGGCTTCGAGCGCGGCGGCAAATGCCACAACCTTAAAGGTCGAACCCGGCTCGAACTGATCGGTCGCCGCCCGATTGCGCCGTATCCAGAGTTCTGATTTTGAAAAATCATTTGGATCGTAAAAGGGCGCGTTTGCCAGTGCTAAAATTTCGCCCGTATGGGGTTCCATCACAATGGCAATGCCGCTTTTGGCATTGAATTTCTGCATGCCTTTTAGCAACTCTTCTTCTGCAATAGCCTGATAATCGGCATCGATGGTAAGCGTGATGTCATCGCCATTTTTAGGCATCTGCCGAACTGCGCCGAGTGTGCTGAGCATTTGTCCTCGCGCATCAACGCGCGCGGATAACTCCCCTGGTTCGCCTCTCAAGATTGGATCAAAAGCGCGTTCAATCCCTTCGATTCCCTGTCCATCGGTATCGGTATATCCCAATACCTGACCCGCCAGAGCACCCATGGGATAATTGCGCCTCATCTCGACAATGCGCCCGATCCCCTCTGGCAATCCGGTCGGTGCATCGATGACCTGACGAGCCAGCCATACGAAGGAGCGCGAGCGATCTACCTTTTCAAGGAGAGATGCCTCATCATGTCCGGATTGTTGAGAAAACCGAACGGCGAGCGCACGCAGACTGTCTCTATCGGATATTTGATTGAGAAAGAACGATTGGGATTCGAGACTTGTCGCCAGCACCCGACCGCGTCGGTCAAAAATGCGTCCTCTTTCTGCCAGTAAAACCCGCTTCTTGACATGCTGACTGCGCGCCTGGTCTGCGTACGTCTCTACCGACCAGACTTGTAGAGAAACCAACCGAAACGCCAAAAGTAGTGCGAATCCCATACCGAAAAACGCGATTATTCTTAAGCGGTTATTCATTATCGACTCAAATACAAATTTTTTGGTGGATCACTTGGGAACACCATGCCCAATTCTCGAACGGCAATATCGCGAATGCGATTGCTCTGCTTCAAACTCGCTGTACGTGCCAGGAGTCGCTCTTGCTGGTTCAAAAGATTTTTTCGCTCTTCACTCAGCCGATCTATTTCACGCCCCTGACTCAGGGTTTGCACATGTCCCCACATATAAATCAGTAATCCTGCAACGAGGAGAATAATCGATAAAAAACCAGAGCGATAAATCCCCCAGGGTGGGCGCGGTTCTGAAGTCACGACAGTAGTCCTTGATGGCATAACCAGGGCTGAGCGGAAACATCAAGGCGTTGCGCCATGCGAAGTGTTGCGCTACGTGCCCGTGGATTTTTGGCGATTTCCGCCCGATTTGGTCGAATGGCTCGCTTTCTCGGTAAGGTCAATACAGGCAGGCGATCACACGCGCATAAAGGCAGATCCACAGGTCCGATACAATCGCGCGTGCCCAGTTCAAAAACCCGTTTGACAGCGCGGTGTTCCAGCGAATGGTAAGACAAAACACCAATGCGCCCACCGGGTTTGAGCAGATCAATAGCTGTTTGAAGTGCGTCTTCAAGGTGTGTCAATTCGTCGTTCACTTCAATGCGAAGTGCCTGAAATACCCGCGCAAGCGTCTTTTGTTTTCGAGGACCATAACTGTGCCGCACAATTACATCGGCCAGGTCGTCTGTATAATTAAGAGGTCTGTTTTCACAAATTGCCCGGGCAATGCGGGCAGCAGCGCGTTCTTCACCATAAGTTTTAATGACGCGGGTCAGATTTTCCTGCGAATATGAATTGACCACCTCGTGGGCAGTGCATTTTGCATCGGGTCCCATACGCATATCAAGCACACCGCGTTGTTGAAAGCTGAACCCCCGGTCGGCATTGTCAATCTGGTGAGATGAGATCCCCAGATCAAATAAAATGCCTGTAATTGTCTCAAGGGCATGTTCGGCCAGAATGTGTCGGAGATTCCAAAACGGTGCTTGCACTGTATAAACGCGATCTTTGAATGGAGTCAGGCGTTTTGCCGCGACTTCGATAGCTTTGGGATCGCGGTCAATGCCGATCAATTTGCCATCAGGTCCCAGTTGGTTCAGCATAATTTCAGCGTGTCCGCCCCCTCCCAAGGTGGCATCGACATAAATTCCATTGGGATCGGTTATGAGATATTTTGACACATCTGGCCCCAAGATTGGAACGTGATAGTCTGGAGCCTTGTGGTGCATAACCTGTTGTTTTTAGTTTAATTATCAAATATTCGAATATTTATTCCGAATATTTATTCTGAATTTTGGAATATTTTCTACCGTTCTAAACCTTCTGCTATCTCTTCCATATTGACGGCATTTTGAGCTTCGTTATACTTATCCGGATCCCAAATTTCAATACAATCAACGGCGCCTGCCAGCGTTGCCCGATCTGTAATACCGACCGAATCCAGACGTTTTCGGGGGATCAATGCACGCCCTTGGCGGTCGAGTTTTACTTCAGATGCACGCCCCGCCATTGCTCTAACTAATTGTCTTGACTGAACTTGCGAGTGTCCCATGTTGCGGAGTTGATCAATGATCCGCCGCCATCCATCGGGGTCAAACGCGGCCAAACAGCCATCAAACCACTGCGTGACAATAATTGAACTTACGCCATTGGGCAGTGCGTTCCGAAACGCTGCTGGGACAATTAAGCGACCCTTGGTATCGATGGGGATATTTTCAAAGTCGCCATAAAACTCTGGACAGTTATCGGACATCTGAGAGGCCTGAGGGAGCTAAGTTGTTATTTTTCAAAGTAATATATAAAAAATTAAAATCCACCACAATCCACCACAATATGCCACTTGGCTTAAATTAGTAATTCGCGTTTCAAAAGTCAATTGTTTTATATAGAAAAAATAAGTTATTTATATATGCGTTATTGTGGCGTACTTTGAGGGAATTGCGGAAGGACCTCTGTGGGATTCTCCCTGGAACCCTGTTATGAAAAGATTGCTCCTCTGGTGTGTTGTACTCGGCACGGTCGGATGCGCGCCCGATGAACAGTTGTACCCCGGGGCATCGCCAAAGCTATCGGATAAAAAATTTATCGAGCTATTTGCAGACGCGTTGGAACTTCACCACCGTTATGTACACGCGTCCGATTCATTGCTGGTGGAACGGGAAAAACTGTTCAAACGCCATGGTATTACACAAGCCGATATTGAGAAATTTCTCAAAGATCGTCGGGATCACCCCGAAAAATGGGATGCACTCATTGCCCTGATTCAGCAGCGATTTGGCGAGGCAGCAGAGCGTGAGATGAAGGCATTTCAAAAGACGACAAAGAAAGGTGAGAAGTGAGAGGCTGTGGACTGGTTGCAAATAAAAAAATCCCCCACAAAAAAATGCGGGGGATTTTATCTAACAGGTGGGCTGGAGCTTTAGTTTCCAAACCATCCGGAAATGCGTCCGATATCGTTGAAGGTTACGTAAATAATCAGGAAGAGTAAAAATGCAAATCCAGCTTGTTGGAGCCAGGCTTTGTGTCGCGCAGATAAATCTCGGCGGATAATGCCTTCAATCGCAAGAATGGTGAGATGGCCGCCATCGAGCATGGGAATGGGTAGCAAGTTGAGTACGCCCAGGTTAATACTGAGCAGAGCCATAAACCACAGTAGAGAAGAAAAACCGAGCTCAGCACTTTGTCCCACCATCTGGAAAATCCCCACAGGTCCGGCCAGAGCTCTGCTGGATTCTTGTCCTATGATCAGGCGTTTGACAAATCCAAAAATAGCTGTTGACAAATTGATGGTTTCTGATGCGCTGCGGCGCACGGCCTTAAAAAAGGAAATGGGGTTGCGTTTGGAAGCCGAGTCAATGCCAATGCGCCCTACGGTCTCGCCATTAAAAGTTTGAGAAGCGGGAATAATCTGCGCCGTCATCTCTTCGCCATTGCGCTGCCAGGTCAATGAGATTTCCACACCTGGTTGCGCAGATATCTCGCGGCTCATCTCCCACCACATCGTGACGGGGACATCATTGACCGATGTAATTACATCGCCCGGTTGCAGTCCAATTTCTGCGGCTGGCATTCCGGGCATTATGGCTCCGACCTCTGTGGTCATATAATATCCCAGTCCCAGATCTTCGCGGGGAAGCGAGGTCAACTCGACAGAGATCATCATTCGCTCGGTCATGTCTGATCGGTAGGCGGATATTCGTTCAATTTCAACGGGCACCACGTCACCGGTCTGAAGGAGAAACGCATCTACCATTTCTTCCCAGTCATTTACCGCTGTATTTCCAACGGTCAAAATGCGGTCTCCTGGCCTTAGCCCAGCCGTATACAAGGGCGAGTCTGTCTTAACTTCACCCACGCGCGAATCGTCCAAAAATGCGTATTCGCCCGCCGACATATACAGAGTGAGCAATAGCAAAAAGCCAAGAAAAAAGTTCATTGCTGGACCAGCGATGAGCACCGCCATTTGTATCCAGCGCGGCTTCGCCTGAACTTCCCATGGCTTACCCTTGCGCTCTTCGTGACCAAAATCTTCCATGCCGGCCATCTTCACATAGCCGCCCAATGGCAACCACGAAAGGCAGTATTCGGTCTCGCCAATTTTCACGCCTATCGCTTTGGGTGGAAAGCCAAGTGAAAAGGTTTCAACCCGGATGCCCGATTTTTTAGCGACTAAAAAATGCCCGAGTTCGTGAACAAAAACCAGCACGCCTAAGACAAAAAGGAAGTAGAGAAGATCGACGATCACGGGAAACCTCGTTTCTATGATTCAAGTGAACAAATCAGCGTATTTGCACGGTCTCGCCCCCAACGGTCTGCGTCAAAGACCGCCTCGAGAGTGTCTTCGCCTGCCTCGTGCTCATCGAGGGCTTTTGCTATTACACGAGGGATATCGAGAAATCCGATGCGGCCATCGAGAAAAGCATACACGGCGACTTCATTGGCAGCGTTGAGTACAGCGGGCGCAGTTCCCCCCTGTTCTACGGCCTGATATGCCAATTGAAGACAGGGGAATCGCTCTGTATCGGGCTGAAAAAAACTCAATGTGCCGACCTTTGTCAGGTCGAGACGTTCAACCTGTGTAGGCAGCTTTTCGGGATGTACCAGAGCCTGATGAATGGGCAACTGCATATCGGGTGTGCTCAGGTGCGCCATCATGCCGCCATCCACATATTCGATAAGACAATGCACAATAGACTGTCGATGGATAATTACATCGATTTTCGAGACTGGCAAATCGAGAAACCACTGTGCTTCGATCACTTCAAAGCCTTTATTCATCAATGTGGCCGAGTCAATCGTAATTTTTGGTCCCATCTGCCAGGTGGGGTGATTGAGTGCCTGATCGCGTGAAACACTCGCCATTTGCTTTTGCGTATAGTCAAAAAAAGGGCCGCCCGAGGCGGGCAGTAAAATGCGTTTGACCTCGTCTCGGTTCGTCTCTTGCAACGATTGCCACAGCGGCGTTGTCTCACTGTCGATCGGCAATAATGTGGCGCCGGTCTGTTTTGCCCAATCAGTTACCAGATGCCCTGCGACAACCAGTGTCTCTTTGTTGGCAATTGCCACATCTTTGCCTGCGCGCACAGCAGATAGCGTAGGGCGCAGTCCCACGCCTGCCGCCAGGCCATTAATGATCAGGTCGGTATCGGTATCGACAGACAGGTCCTGCAAGCCCGCGCTGCCTTCGAGCACTTCAATACCCAGTGGTGCGAGACGCGCCTGCACCTCTTTTGCCCCCTGGGCAATACAAACGCGCTTAGGGCGCCAGCGCTCGGCTTGTTCGCACAGCAACTCG
This window encodes:
- a CDS encoding UDP-N-acetylmuramoyl-L-alanyl-D-glutamate--2,6-diaminopimelate ligase, giving the protein MRLRELLSDVPNVVRMRGNNPDIGGIATHSGRVKEGDVFVALSGDGSIPDRHPFIFQAVQAGARAVVAERDVDVGDKAFIQTTNTHRALAHIAHRFYNRPSEQLKMIGVTGTNGKTSTVYLIRAVLEMAGLAPGLIGTIEHDLGTTREISHNSTPQAHDLHRMFRVMVDAGCRSAAMEVTSHGLAQNRVLGIDYEVAVFTNLTRDHLDYHNTPDAYLAAKARLFDNLKPDAYAVVNTDDAASKILIKKCSAHLLNYGRAEDATVRILEGSTSQDGTRLCLQTPHGQMDLKLALRGDFQLYNATAAVTAGLALEIEPDIIADALRDIRIPGRFEGIDCGQNFGVFVDYAHAPDGLKNVLQTARAFARGQLICVFGCGGDRDKGKRPVMGGLSARLADLSVVTSDNPRTEDPDAIIADILPGLGDAPHIVESNRRRAIEKAIAKAQAGDLVLIAGKGHENYQEINGIKTPFDDREVAREILKCKVG
- a CDS encoding PASTA domain-containing protein, whose protein sequence is MNNRLRIIAFFGMGFALLLAFRLVSLQVWSVETYADQARSQHVKKRVLLAERGRIFDRRGRVLATSLESQSFFLNQISDRDSLRALAVRFSQQSGHDEASLLEKVDRSRSFVWLARQVIDAPTGLPEGIGRIVEMRRNYPMGALAGQVLGYTDTDGQGIEGIERAFDPILRGEPGELSARVDARGQMLSTLGAVRQMPKNGDDITLTIDADYQAIAEEELLKGMQKFNAKSGIAIVMEPHTGEILALANAPFYDPNDFSKSELWIRRNRAATDQFEPGSTFKVVAFAAALEAGLVEPEDKIFCENGRMRIAGGKILRDSHPEGWLTVREVMEESSNIGTAKIARKVKKGPLYRQMRLFGFGAKTGADLPGEVGGQLRHPDKWSARSLETLSIGQEIAVTALQVAAAYSAIANGGRLMKPRIFLRASRKDSTTDEGSPRPIRRVISLETARTLTSFLEGVVSHGTGKNARISGYRVAGKTGTAQQVKEGQPGYDPNRYVPSFVGFLPVERPELLCLVAIDSPKRIHWASLVAAPVFSSIIKRILSLRQTPLRHSAPLIEEQPPPPPRADIHLVGLSRKAATDALKRLGMTYQIASEGDRVVGQHIDIEENNVSLFLASAPITIPDHRTETKGSESLYMPDVRGAPVRQAVAQLTQLGFQIKISGSGRVIAQSPEPGVAVKPGTVCTVECKRES
- the rsmH gene encoding 16S rRNA (cytosine(1402)-N(4))-methyltransferase RsmH, whose product is MHHKAPDYHVPILGPDVSKYLITDPNGIYVDATLGGGGHAEIMLNQLGPDGKLIGIDRDPKAIEVAAKRLTPFKDRVYTVQAPFWNLRHILAEHALETITGILFDLGISSHQIDNADRGFSFQQRGVLDMRMGPDAKCTAHEVVNSYSQENLTRVIKTYGEERAAARIARAICENRPLNYTDDLADVIVRHSYGPRKQKTLARVFQALRIEVNDELTHLEDALQTAIDLLKPGGRIGVLSYHSLEHRAVKRVFELGTRDCIGPVDLPLCACDRLPVLTLPRKRAIRPNRAEIAKNPRARSATLRMAQRLDVSAQPWLCHQGLLS
- a CDS encoding division/cell wall cluster transcriptional repressor MraZ; its protein translation is MSDNCPEFYGDFENIPIDTKGRLIVPAAFRNALPNGVSSIIVTQWFDGCLAAFDPDGWRRIIDQLRNMGHSQVQSRQLVRAMAGRASEVKLDRQGRALIPRKRLDSVGITDRATLAGAVDCIEIWDPDKYNEAQNAVNMEEIAEGLER
- the rseP gene encoding RIP metalloprotease RseP; translation: MIETRFPVIVDLLYFLFVLGVLVFVHELGHFLVAKKSGIRVETFSLGFPPKAIGVKIGETEYCLSWLPLGGYVKMAGMEDFGHEERKGKPWEVQAKPRWIQMAVLIAGPAMNFFLGFLLLLTLYMSAGEYAFLDDSRVGEVKTDSPLYTAGLRPGDRILTVGNTAVNDWEEMVDAFLLQTGDVVPVEIERISAYRSDMTERMMISVELTSLPREDLGLGYYMTTEVGAIMPGMPAAEIGLQPGDVITSVNDVPVTMWWEMSREISAQPGVEISLTWQRNGEEMTAQIIPASQTFNGETVGRIGIDSASKRNPISFFKAVRRSASETINLSTAIFGFVKRLIIGQESSRALAGPVGIFQMVGQSAELGFSSLLWFMALLSINLGVLNLLPIPMLDGGHLTILAIEGIIRRDLSARHKAWLQQAGFAFLLFLIIYVTFNDIGRISGWFGN
- a CDS encoding 1-deoxy-D-xylulose-5-phosphate reductoisomerase, producing MVKRVALLGSTGSIGTNTLRVLNSLSDRFELVSLCAGRNAELLCEQAERWRPKRVCIAQGAKEVQARLAPLGIEVLEGSAGLQDLSVDTDTDLIINGLAAGVGLRPTLSAVRAGKDVAIANKETLVVAGHLVTDWAKQTGATLLPIDSETTPLWQSLQETNRDEVKRILLPASGGPFFDYTQKQMASVSRDQALNHPTWQMGPKITIDSATLMNKGFEVIEAQWFLDLPVSKIDVIIHRQSIVHCLIEYVDGGMMAHLSTPDMQLPIHQALVHPEKLPTQVERLDLTKVGTLSFFQPDTERFPCLQLAYQAVEQGGTAPAVLNAANEVAVYAFLDGRIGFLDIPRVIAKALDEHEAGEDTLEAVFDADRWGRDRANTLICSLES